One window of Botrimarina mediterranea genomic DNA carries:
- a CDS encoding DUF4185 domain-containing protein, with protein MKKLLRCIIETHLAVFLVVSVSPPLLWASSITETHDWEIVARLTGPAGSDSINPTWDVGIGGTDLGFSVNHNGKAYYLFGDTFASDAGAGSGGPDWRKNVMAYSTDFEPSDGITFDGWITRPNGTATQVITPGTAPVTYIPTGGVSVGDNLYVWYMHVSDWNEWTLSHAGLGRWSEGDSQFTIVPDYQFSNPNGGAYSAGHGSQGYGNFGMVAASYRNPLENTSDPHIYLWGTPGGREGGVKLARVLPEQIEDLSAYEYFTGESAGTPQWGSGETSGVKLVDSGVGEMSVMYNEALREWTMMSISGGPAPDIEVRHAENPWGPWSAPKTVVDFADAPGGIYSPYMNPLLVEGGGRTVYFTMSLWDPYDVYLAKATFDIDFETRWDAALSSAAFDANWSHGLPTDEHRTLVDNGGTIRVSAATVMREMVIGSDVSLGGAVQVSPSGSLTIGGGGVVLSRTSTSEAELVVAGGRLEIQADANGAGDMIVGERGPATFTLTAGETRLAGNLTSAVFGSHATIEHSGGTLEAKELLLGGEGQSDYALSSGGVLTARGLMVLARQAGGESTFTQTAGEVALSTASAVPSRIGLVIGERGSAQYTISDGTLDVPGVVWIAGQGGSQGELAIEGGAVRVGGDLVVGQQGQGVLTQSDGTLQVDGRLRVGNGRLEVTGGDLTVGSYQQDTGSTLEFGIGVVEGGDVTVLSTAVLGGDLSLRLLDDHLPSAGESHTLLDAGADLLGAFENIASGDRLETLDGQGSFLVHYGANSPYGADRLVLDAFEIAGLRSDYNGDGLVDAADYTVWRDSFGDPVSRPYDGADGDGNGEIDQADYAIWATNFGASADSDPAHAVPEPSALVVGVAMLLALQVKQR; from the coding sequence GTGAAGAAGCTATTGCGCTGCATCATTGAGACTCATCTTGCGGTCTTCTTAGTCGTCTCCGTCTCGCCGCCATTACTCTGGGCAAGTTCGATCACCGAGACGCACGACTGGGAGATTGTCGCCCGATTGACCGGCCCCGCGGGCTCCGACTCGATCAACCCGACTTGGGACGTCGGCATCGGCGGAACCGACTTGGGCTTTTCGGTCAATCACAACGGCAAGGCTTACTACCTCTTCGGGGACACCTTCGCGTCGGACGCCGGCGCCGGCTCGGGCGGCCCGGACTGGCGTAAGAACGTGATGGCCTACAGCACGGACTTCGAGCCGTCCGACGGCATCACGTTCGACGGCTGGATTACCCGCCCCAACGGCACGGCGACCCAAGTCATCACCCCCGGGACGGCTCCGGTAACGTACATCCCCACCGGTGGCGTCAGTGTCGGCGACAACCTTTACGTGTGGTACATGCACGTCTCGGACTGGAATGAATGGACCCTCAGTCACGCCGGGCTAGGACGCTGGAGTGAAGGCGACAGCCAGTTCACGATCGTCCCCGACTATCAATTCTCGAATCCAAACGGCGGCGCCTACAGCGCCGGCCACGGCTCTCAGGGTTACGGAAACTTTGGCATGGTCGCGGCCAGTTACCGCAACCCGCTGGAGAACACCAGCGACCCGCACATCTACCTGTGGGGGACCCCCGGCGGCCGTGAGGGGGGCGTCAAGCTCGCCCGAGTTCTGCCCGAGCAGATCGAAGACCTTAGCGCGTACGAGTATTTCACCGGCGAGTCGGCGGGAACGCCGCAATGGGGATCGGGGGAGACCAGCGGCGTCAAGCTCGTCGACAGCGGCGTGGGTGAGATGTCGGTCATGTACAACGAAGCGCTCCGCGAATGGACGATGATGAGCATCTCCGGCGGACCGGCGCCCGACATCGAGGTCCGTCACGCCGAGAACCCCTGGGGGCCGTGGTCGGCGCCTAAGACCGTGGTCGACTTTGCAGACGCCCCAGGAGGGATTTACTCTCCCTACATGAACCCGCTGCTCGTGGAGGGCGGCGGTCGGACCGTTTACTTCACGATGTCGCTGTGGGACCCCTACGACGTGTATCTGGCGAAGGCGACGTTCGACATCGACTTCGAGACACGCTGGGACGCGGCCCTCAGTTCGGCGGCGTTTGACGCCAACTGGAGCCATGGTCTGCCAACCGACGAGCATCGGACTCTCGTTGACAACGGCGGCACAATCCGCGTCTCGGCCGCGACGGTCATGCGTGAGATGGTCATCGGCAGCGACGTCTCGCTCGGCGGCGCCGTGCAAGTCTCGCCGTCAGGGTCGCTCACGATCGGCGGCGGCGGCGTCGTGCTGAGCCGCACCAGCACCAGCGAGGCGGAGCTGGTCGTCGCGGGGGGGCGGCTCGAAATACAAGCCGACGCGAACGGAGCCGGCGACATGATCGTCGGGGAACGCGGGCCTGCCACGTTCACGCTGACGGCGGGAGAGACGCGTCTGGCCGGCAATCTCACTTCGGCGGTCTTTGGTTCACACGCAACGATCGAGCACTCGGGCGGAACCCTCGAAGCCAAGGAGCTGCTCCTCGGCGGCGAAGGCCAGTCCGATTACGCGCTCTCGAGCGGCGGCGTCCTTACGGCTCGTGGCCTGATGGTGCTGGCCCGACAAGCCGGGGGCGAGTCGACCTTTACACAGACCGCTGGCGAGGTCGCCCTGTCAACGGCTAGCGCCGTGCCGAGCCGTATCGGTTTGGTGATCGGCGAGCGCGGATCGGCCCAGTACACGATTAGCGACGGCACATTGGACGTGCCGGGCGTCGTCTGGATCGCCGGGCAGGGCGGGTCGCAGGGGGAGCTAGCGATCGAAGGAGGGGCCGTCCGAGTGGGCGGCGACTTGGTCGTTGGCCAGCAAGGGCAGGGCGTGCTGACGCAGAGTGACGGAACGCTTCAGGTCGACGGGCGTTTGCGGGTTGGAAACGGCAGGCTTGAAGTCACCGGAGGCGACCTCACCGTCGGCTCGTACCAACAAGACACGGGTTCGACGTTAGAGTTCGGGATCGGTGTCGTTGAGGGCGGAGACGTAACGGTTCTGAGTACGGCGGTTCTCGGCGGAGACCTGAGCCTCAGGCTACTCGACGATCATTTGCCCAGCGCGGGAGAGTCACACACCCTGCTCGACGCCGGAGCCGATCTCCTCGGCGCGTTCGAGAACATCGCCAGTGGCGACCGCCTCGAGACGCTGGACGGACAAGGGAGCTTCCTCGTCCATTACGGCGCCAATAGCCCATACGGCGCCGATCGATTGGTGCTCGACGCTTTCGAGATCGCCGGCTTGCGTAGCGACTACAACGGCGACGGGCTCGTCGACGCGGCCGACTACACTGTTTGGCGTGACTCGTTCGGCGATCCTGTCAGCCGTCCCTACGACGGCGCCGATGGCGACGGCAACGGGGAGATCGATCAGGCCGACTACGCCATCTGGGCGACGAACTTTGGCGCGTCGGCGGATAGCGATCCTGCCCACGCCGTGCCGGAGCCCTCGGCTCTTGTCGTGGGTGTCGCGATGCTCTTAGCTCTTCAAGTAAAACAGCGATAA
- a CDS encoding exo-alpha-sialidase: MHLKTAFTWGAALMFVLTIQGSSVFAQAPLEARILETKKIWDRADHNAFTDLLYWKGVWFCAFREAKSHVGSQGVLRVLRSDDADNWESAAVVRDPTYDLRDAKLSVTPSGDLMITGGAQTSADGRLLTGTITAVSSDGVEWTSPEMVVEPGRWVWDLAWRNGVAWGVSYAAPEGTKATSLVRTTDGRQFETHVEEFFAKTSYPNEARIRFDAQGAAYCLQRSDGDQDAAYLGVSTPPYQRWEWKSLERFIGGPSLLQLPSGEWLAAGRIFENGQPKTAVLSLDVEAGAVETLAVLPSGGDCSYPGLDFRDGVLRVSYYSSHEGKASIYLAKLAIDSPS, encoded by the coding sequence ATGCACCTAAAGACCGCTTTCACATGGGGCGCTGCCCTGATGTTCGTGCTCACGATACAGGGCTCCAGCGTCTTCGCTCAGGCGCCGTTGGAAGCGAGAATCTTAGAAACAAAGAAGATCTGGGACCGCGCCGACCATAACGCCTTCACGGACTTGCTCTACTGGAAAGGCGTTTGGTTCTGCGCATTCCGTGAAGCAAAGAGCCACGTCGGCTCGCAAGGCGTGCTTCGTGTGCTGCGATCGGACGACGCCGACAACTGGGAGTCCGCCGCGGTGGTCCGTGATCCCACCTACGACCTACGCGACGCCAAGCTTTCGGTCACTCCGAGTGGCGACCTCATGATCACCGGTGGGGCGCAGACGTCGGCAGACGGTCGCTTGTTGACCGGCACGATCACCGCCGTCTCGAGCGACGGCGTCGAGTGGACTTCGCCGGAGATGGTCGTTGAGCCCGGGCGTTGGGTTTGGGACCTTGCCTGGCGTAACGGCGTCGCCTGGGGGGTCAGTTACGCGGCCCCGGAGGGGACGAAAGCCACGTCGTTGGTCCGCACAACCGACGGTCGTCAGTTCGAAACCCATGTCGAGGAGTTCTTTGCAAAGACCTCCTACCCCAATGAGGCCCGCATCCGATTCGACGCACAGGGCGCGGCCTACTGCTTGCAACGGAGCGATGGCGATCAAGACGCCGCCTACCTCGGCGTCTCCACGCCTCCCTACCAGCGCTGGGAATGGAAAAGCCTCGAGCGATTCATTGGCGGCCCCAGCCTCTTGCAACTGCCGTCCGGAGAGTGGCTCGCCGCGGGACGCATCTTTGAAAACGGCCAGCCAAAGACAGCCGTCCTCAGTCTCGACGTCGAAGCGGGCGCCGTCGAAACGCTGGCCGTGCTCCCTTCCGGTGGAGACTGCAGCTACCCCGGGCTCGACTTCCGCGACGGCGTGCTGCGGGTCTCTTACTACTCGAGCCATGAAGGGAAGGCGTCGATCTATCTGGCGAAACTAGCGATCGATTCCCCGTCCTAA